A region of Micromonospora chokoriensis DNA encodes the following proteins:
- the trpB gene encoding tryptophan synthase subunit beta — protein MSADALAPVAGPQPDSAGHFGRFGGRFVPEALVAALDELDGAWRAAMADESFRAEFGALLRDYAGTPSLLYEARRFSAQVGARVLLKREDLNHTGAHKVRNVLGQALLTKRMGKTRVIAETGAGQHGVATATAAALFDLECVVYMGQVDTERQALNVARMRMLGATVVPVTNGSRTLKDAMNEAMRDWVANVDETHYLIGTAAGPHPFPAMVRDFVRGIGDEARQQCLDLTGALPDAVTACVGGGSNALGIFHAFVGDGDVRLYGFEAGGDGVATGRHAASITGGSAGVLHGTRTYVLQDADGQTLESHSISAGLDYPGVGPEHAWLHDTGRANYLPVTDDEAMAAFELLCRTEGIIPAIESAHALAGTVALAPKLAAELGREPTIVVNLSGRGDKDVHTAGDYFGILDKER, from the coding sequence ATGAGCGCCGACGCGCTGGCCCCGGTGGCCGGCCCGCAGCCCGACTCCGCCGGCCACTTCGGCCGCTTCGGCGGTCGGTTCGTTCCCGAGGCCCTGGTGGCCGCGTTGGACGAGCTCGACGGGGCGTGGCGCGCCGCGATGGCGGACGAGTCCTTCCGGGCGGAGTTCGGGGCACTGCTGCGCGACTACGCCGGCACCCCGTCGCTGCTCTACGAGGCCCGGCGTTTCTCCGCGCAGGTCGGCGCGCGGGTGCTGCTCAAGCGCGAGGACCTCAACCACACCGGCGCGCACAAGGTGCGCAACGTGCTCGGCCAGGCGCTGCTCACCAAGCGGATGGGCAAGACCCGGGTGATCGCGGAGACCGGCGCCGGCCAGCACGGTGTGGCCACCGCGACCGCCGCCGCTCTGTTCGACCTGGAGTGCGTGGTCTACATGGGCCAGGTCGACACCGAGCGGCAGGCGCTGAACGTGGCCCGGATGCGCATGCTCGGCGCCACCGTCGTGCCGGTGACCAACGGATCGCGCACCCTCAAGGACGCGATGAACGAGGCGATGCGGGACTGGGTGGCCAACGTCGACGAGACGCACTACCTGATCGGCACCGCCGCCGGCCCGCACCCGTTTCCGGCGATGGTCCGCGACTTCGTGCGGGGCATCGGTGACGAGGCCCGCCAGCAGTGCCTCGACCTCACCGGCGCGCTGCCGGACGCGGTGACCGCCTGTGTCGGTGGTGGGTCCAACGCGTTGGGCATCTTCCACGCCTTCGTCGGAGACGGCGACGTGCGGCTGTACGGCTTCGAGGCCGGCGGCGACGGGGTGGCCACCGGCCGGCACGCGGCGAGCATCACCGGCGGTTCGGCCGGTGTGCTGCACGGCACCCGGACGTACGTGCTGCAGGACGCCGACGGGCAGACCCTGGAGTCGCACTCGATCTCCGCCGGTCTGGACTACCCGGGAGTCGGGCCGGAGCACGCCTGGCTGCACGACACCGGCCGGGCGAACTACCTGCCGGTCACCGACGACGAGGCGATGGCCGCGTTCGAGCTGCTCTGCCGCACCGAGGGGATCATCCCGGCGATCGAGAGCGCGCACGCGCTCGCCGGCACCGTGGCGTTGGCCCCGAAGCTCGCCGCCGAGCTCGGTCGGGAACCCACCATCGTGGTCAACCTCTCCGGGCGGGGCGACAAGGACGTGCACACCGCCGGTGACTACTTCGGCATCCTCGACAAGGAGCGGTGA
- a CDS encoding NUDIX hydrolase — MSALTWAVAAVVTDDTGRVLLCRQGRGERRYALPGGRLRPAESPVRAALRDIRAETGWDIELVDLIGVYHLIGPPGEAAAGRVGPRPDVLVHVFRARAAGARPAAAPPPGCRLSWHSPDVLPEAVTPLTRAAVTDARAGRSGVLQDVACVPDTLDLPPPSATLAGHKGQPAADQVGRSGTGQPPEQRGEAADGPLRRTRRSRGPLA; from the coding sequence ATGAGCGCGCTCACCTGGGCGGTCGCCGCGGTCGTCACCGACGACACCGGCCGGGTGCTGCTCTGTCGACAGGGTCGGGGCGAGCGCCGCTACGCGCTGCCCGGTGGACGCCTACGTCCGGCGGAGAGTCCGGTGCGGGCAGCCCTGCGGGACATCCGGGCGGAGACCGGCTGGGACATCGAACTGGTCGACCTGATCGGCGTCTACCACCTGATCGGCCCTCCGGGGGAGGCCGCGGCCGGCCGCGTCGGGCCGCGGCCCGACGTCCTCGTGCACGTGTTCCGGGCCCGTGCCGCCGGGGCCCGGCCCGCCGCCGCGCCACCGCCGGGCTGCCGGCTGTCCTGGCACTCCCCCGACGTGCTGCCCGAGGCCGTCACGCCGCTCACCCGGGCCGCCGTCACCGACGCTCGTGCGGGCCGCTCCGGCGTACTCCAGGACGTCGCCTGCGTGCCCGACACCCTGGACCTCCCACCACCCTCGGCGACCCTCGCCGGGCATAAGGGTCAGCCGGCAGCCGACCAGGTCGGACGGTCAGGGACGGGACAGCCGCCGGAACAACGCGGCGAAGCCGCGGACGGTCCCCTCCGCCGCACCCGACGATCCCGGGGTCCGCTCGCGTGA
- the trpA gene encoding tryptophan synthase subunit alpha produces the protein MSRIGLAFDKARADGRALLVGCMPAGFPSVEGSIAAMVAMVEAGVDVIEVEIPYSDPVMDGPVIQKASDIALAGGVRTADTMRIIEAVAATGAPVVTMTYWNPVERYGVDVFARDLASAGGTGLITPDLIPDEADEWLAASDAHGLDRTFLVSPSSTDARLAMTVEHCRGFVYATAVMGVTGARASTSDAAPTLVSRVRAVTDLPVGVGLGVGTGAQASTVAGYADGVIVGSALVRCVLDAPTEADGLAALRTLSAELAEGVRTPTR, from the coding sequence ATGAGCCGGATCGGGCTGGCCTTCGACAAGGCCCGCGCCGACGGGCGGGCACTGCTGGTCGGCTGCATGCCGGCTGGTTTCCCGAGCGTCGAGGGCAGCATCGCCGCGATGGTCGCCATGGTCGAGGCCGGGGTCGACGTCATCGAGGTGGAGATCCCCTACTCCGACCCGGTGATGGACGGGCCGGTGATCCAGAAGGCCAGCGACATCGCCCTGGCCGGTGGTGTCCGCACTGCCGACACGATGCGCATCATCGAGGCGGTGGCGGCCACCGGCGCGCCGGTGGTCACCATGACCTACTGGAACCCGGTCGAGCGGTACGGCGTGGACGTCTTCGCCCGTGACCTCGCCTCAGCCGGCGGCACCGGCCTGATCACCCCCGACCTGATCCCCGACGAGGCCGACGAGTGGCTCGCCGCCTCGGACGCCCACGGTCTGGACCGCACGTTCCTGGTCTCGCCGTCGTCCACCGACGCTCGGCTGGCGATGACGGTGGAACACTGCCGTGGCTTCGTCTACGCGACCGCCGTCATGGGTGTGACCGGAGCCCGGGCGAGCACCTCGGACGCCGCTCCGACGCTGGTCTCCCGGGTCCGGGCGGTCACCGACCTGCCGGTCGGCGTCGGTCTGGGCGTGGGCACCGGCGCGCAGGCGAGCACCGTCGCCGGGTACGCCGACGGGGTGATCGTCGGCAGCGCCCTGGTCCGGTGCGTGCTCGACGCGCCCACCGAGGCCGACGGGCTGGCCGCGCTGCGTACCCTCAGCGCCGAACTCGCCGAGGGCGTCCGCACCCCCACCCGCTGA